The following are encoded in a window of Hippoglossus stenolepis isolate QCI-W04-F060 chromosome 10, HSTE1.2, whole genome shotgun sequence genomic DNA:
- the kcnf1b gene encoding potassium voltage-gated channel subfamily F member 1, with the protein MWTIPKPNYRRGFCAEGEIAVNIGGVRVVLFGDVLNRYPESRLAELVNCPTQNHEVISSLCDDFDPSRKEFYFDRDPDAFKCIIDVYYFDEIHIKNGICPICFIKEMEFWKIDKSVLDECCKSYLSEKEDELTEISNKVKVILEDMEVDQCFTRAQRCQRFLWRLMEKPGSSLAARVIAIASFLSILVSAVVMCVGTIPELQVTDSEGKLVEHPILEGIETVCMLWFTAEYLLRLASSPNKLHFAFSFMNVIDFMAIIPFYVVLSLTYLGTSSMMELGNVQQAVQALRIMRIARIFKLARHSSGLQTLTYALKRSLKELGLLLMYMSVGIFVFSALAYTMEQSHPETLFKSIPQSFWWAIITMTTVGYGDIYPKTTLGKCNAAVSFLCGVIAIALPIHPIINNFVVFYNKQKVLETAAKHEVELMELKSGREARRESRD; encoded by the coding sequence ATGTGGACAATCCCGAAGCCCAACTACAGGAGGGGTTTCTGCGCAGAGGGGGAGATTGCTGTTAACATCGGCGGAGTCCGGGTGGTGCTTTTCGGGGATGTTTTGAACCGCTACCCGGAGAGCAGACTGGCGGAGTTAGTGAACTGTCCAACTCAAAATCACGAAGTTATCTCCTCGCTGTGTGATGACTTCGATCCGAGTAGAAAGGAGTTCTACTTTGACCGAGACCCCGATGCCTTCAAGTGCATCATCGACGTTTACTACTTCGATGAAATCCACATCAAAAACGGCATCTGCCCCATCTGCTTCATCAAGGAGATGGAGTTCTGGAAGATAGACAAAAGCGTTTTAGATGAGTGTTGTAAAAGTTACCTGAGTGAGAAGGAGGATGAGCTGACGGAGATTTCAAACAAGGTGAAGGTAATATTGGAGGATATGGAGGTGGACCAGTGCTTTACGCGCGCCCAGCGGTGCCAGAGGTTCCTGTGGCGGCTGATGGAGAAGCCGGGTTCCTCCCTGGCGGCGCGCGTCATCGCCATCGcatccttcctctccatcctggTGTCGGCGGTGGTGATGTGCGTGGGAACCATCCCGGAGCTGCAGGTGACGGACTCCGAGGGGAAACTCGTGGAGCACCCGATATTGGAGGGGATCGAGACCGTGTGCATGCTGTGGTTCACGGCGGAGTACCTCCTGCGTCTCGCCTCCTCTCCGAACAAGCTGCACTTCGCATTCTCCTTCATGAACGTCATCGACTTCATGGCCATTATACCCTTCTACGTGGTCCTGTCCCTCACCTACCTCGGCACCTCATCCATGATGGAGCTTGGGAACGTGCAGCAGGCTGTGCAGGCGCTCCGCATCATGCGTATCGCGCGTATTTTCAAGCTGGCGCGCCACTCCTCCGGACTGCAGACTCTGACCTACGCGCTGAAGCGGAGCCTCAAAGAGCTGGGGCTGCTCCTCATGTACATGAGCGTGGGGATCTTCGTGTTCTCTGCGCTGGCCTACACCATGGAGCAAAGCCACCCGGAGACTCTTTTCAAGAGCATCCCTCAGTCCTTCTGGTGGGCCATCATCACCATGACCACCGTGGGCTATGGAGACATCTACCCCAAGACCACGCTCGGCAAGTGCAACGCGGCCGTGAGCTTTCTGTGCGGGGTGATAGCCATCGCTCTGCCCATCCACCCCATCATTAATAACTTTGTGGTTTTCTATAATAAGCAGAAAGTGCTGGAGACCGCAGCAAAACACGAGGTGGAGTTGATGGAGCTGAAGTCTGGCAGGGAGGCGCGCAGGGAGAGTAGGGATTAA